A genomic window from Streptomyces brevispora includes:
- a CDS encoding xanthine dehydrogenase family protein molybdopterin-binding subunit, producing the protein MGVTGSPTSINQGTRTKGGIGESTLRPDGILKVTGEFAYSSDMWHEDMLWGHTLRSTVAHAEIVSIDTSEALATSGVYAVLTYDDLPTAVKNYGLEIQDTPVLAHGKVRHHGEPVALVAADHPETARRAAAKIRIDYRELPVITDEASATADDAVLVHEGRTDHHIGHVAHPNIVHRQPIIRGDAEAAKARADVVVSGEYVFGMQDQAFLGPESGLAVPAEDGGVDLYVATQWLHSDLRQIAPVLGLPEDKVRMTLSGVGGAFGGREDLSMQIHACLLALRTGKPVKIVYNRFESFFGHVHRHPAKLWYEHGATRDGKLTHMKCRIVLDGGAYASASPAVVGNASSLAVGPYVVEDVDIEALALYTNNPPCGAMRGFGAVQACFAYEAQMDKVAAELGMDPVEFRQLNAMEQGTLLPTGQRVDSPAPVAELLRRVKAMPLPPERQWESAGEQADVRALPGGLSNTTHGEGVVRGVGYAVGLKNVGFSEGFDDYSTARVRMEVIGGEPVVTVHTAMAEVGQGGVTVHAQIARTELGVAQVTIHPADTRVGSAGSTSASRQTYVTGGAVKNSCEAVREQVLDIGRRKFGTYHPAWATAELLLEGGKVVTDGGEALADLADVLEDEAVDIELEWRHRPTEAFDLRTGQGNGHVQYSFAAHRAVVEVDTELGLVKVIELACAQDVGKALNPLSVVGQIQGGTIQGMGIAVMEEIIVDPRTAKVRNPSFTDYLLPTILDTPTIPVDVLELADDHAPYGLRGVGEAPTLSSTPAVLAAIRNATGLELNRTPVRPEYLTGT; encoded by the coding sequence ATGGGCGTCACCGGTTCCCCCACCAGTATCAACCAGGGCACCCGCACCAAGGGCGGCATCGGCGAGTCAACGCTGCGCCCCGACGGCATCCTGAAGGTCACCGGCGAGTTCGCGTACTCCTCGGACATGTGGCACGAGGACATGCTCTGGGGCCACACCCTGCGCTCCACCGTCGCGCACGCCGAGATCGTGTCGATCGACACCTCCGAGGCCCTCGCCACCTCCGGCGTCTACGCCGTCCTCACCTACGACGACCTGCCGACCGCGGTGAAGAACTACGGCCTGGAGATCCAGGACACCCCCGTCCTCGCCCACGGCAAGGTCCGCCACCACGGCGAGCCGGTGGCGCTCGTCGCCGCCGACCACCCGGAGACCGCCCGCCGCGCCGCCGCGAAGATCCGGATCGACTACCGCGAGCTGCCGGTCATCACCGACGAGGCCAGTGCCACCGCCGACGACGCGGTCCTCGTCCACGAGGGCCGCACCGACCACCACATCGGGCACGTGGCGCACCCCAACATCGTCCACCGCCAGCCGATCATCCGCGGCGACGCGGAGGCGGCGAAGGCCCGCGCCGATGTCGTGGTCAGCGGCGAGTACGTCTTCGGCATGCAGGACCAGGCCTTCCTCGGCCCCGAGTCCGGCCTCGCCGTGCCCGCCGAGGACGGCGGCGTCGACCTGTACGTCGCCACCCAGTGGCTGCACTCCGACCTGCGCCAGATCGCCCCCGTTCTCGGCCTGCCCGAGGACAAGGTCCGCATGACGCTCTCCGGCGTCGGCGGCGCCTTCGGCGGCCGCGAGGACCTGTCGATGCAGATCCACGCCTGCCTGCTGGCGCTGCGCACCGGCAAGCCGGTGAAGATCGTCTACAACCGCTTCGAGTCCTTCTTCGGACACGTCCACCGCCACCCCGCCAAGCTCTGGTACGAGCACGGCGCGACCCGTGACGGCAAGCTCACCCACATGAAGTGCCGCATCGTGCTGGACGGCGGCGCCTACGCCTCCGCCTCCCCGGCCGTCGTCGGCAACGCCTCCTCGCTCGCCGTCGGCCCGTACGTCGTCGAGGACGTCGACATCGAGGCGCTCGCCCTCTACACCAACAACCCGCCCTGCGGCGCGATGCGCGGCTTCGGCGCGGTCCAGGCCTGCTTCGCCTACGAGGCGCAGATGGACAAGGTCGCCGCCGAACTCGGCATGGACCCGGTCGAGTTCAGGCAGCTCAACGCCATGGAGCAGGGCACCCTGCTGCCGACCGGGCAGCGGGTCGACTCGCCCGCGCCCGTCGCCGAACTGCTGCGCCGGGTCAAGGCCATGCCACTGCCGCCCGAGCGCCAGTGGGAGAGTGCCGGCGAGCAGGCCGACGTACGGGCGCTGCCCGGCGGACTGTCCAACACCACGCACGGCGAAGGCGTCGTACGCGGTGTCGGCTACGCCGTCGGCCTGAAGAACGTCGGCTTCTCCGAGGGCTTCGACGACTACTCCACCGCCCGGGTGCGCATGGAGGTCATCGGCGGCGAACCCGTCGTGACCGTGCACACCGCCATGGCCGAGGTCGGACAGGGCGGCGTCACCGTGCACGCCCAGATCGCCCGTACCGAACTCGGCGTCGCCCAGGTCACCATCCACCCGGCCGACACCCGGGTCGGCTCGGCCGGCTCGACCTCCGCCTCCCGGCAGACGTACGTCACCGGCGGCGCGGTGAAGAACTCCTGCGAGGCCGTCCGCGAACAGGTCCTGGACATCGGCCGCCGCAAGTTCGGCACGTACCACCCGGCCTGGGCCACCGCCGAACTCCTCCTGGAGGGCGGCAAGGTCGTCACCGACGGCGGCGAGGCACTGGCCGATCTGGCCGACGTGCTGGAGGACGAGGCGGTCGACATCGAGCTGGAGTGGCGCCACCGGCCCACCGAGGCCTTCGACCTGCGCACCGGACAGGGCAACGGCCACGTCCAGTACTCCTTCGCCGCGCACCGCGCGGTCGTCGAGGTCGACACCGAACTCGGACTGGTCAAGGTCATCGAACTGGCCTGCGCCCAGGACGTCGGCAAGGCGCTCAACCCGCTGTCGGTCGTGGGCCAGATCCAGGGCGGCACCATCCAGGGGATGGGCATCGCCGTCATGGAGGAGATCATCGTCGACCCCAGGACCGCGAAGGTGCGCAACCCCTCCTTCACGGACTACCTGCTCCCCACCATCCTCGACACACCGACCATCCCGGTCGATGTGCTCGAACTCGCCGACGACCACGCCCCGTACGGGCTCCGTGGCGTCGGCGAGGCCCCCACCCTGTCGTCCACCCCGGCCGTACTCGCGGCGATCCGGAACGCGACGGGACTGGAGCTCAACAGGACGCCGGTACGACCCGAGTACCTCACCGGCACCTGA
- a CDS encoding FAD binding domain-containing protein encodes MDFLRPASWEEALAAKAEHPTAVPIAGGTDVMVEINFDHRRPEYLLDLNRIGELSEWEVGRESVRLGASVPYSAIMEHLRAELPGLALASHTVASPQIRNRGGVGGNLGTASPAGDAHPALLAAGAEVEAESVRGTRLIPIDAFYTGVKRNALEPDELIRAVHIKKADGPQQFSKVGTRNAMVIAVCAFGLALHPETRTVRTGIGSAAPTPVRAKAAEDFLNAALEEGGFWESRTIITPSVATQFATLAAAACNPIDDVRGTASYRRHAVGIMARRTLGWTWESYRGNGRSTEGAA; translated from the coding sequence ATGGACTTCCTTCGCCCCGCCAGCTGGGAGGAGGCGCTCGCCGCCAAGGCCGAGCACCCGACGGCTGTGCCCATCGCGGGTGGCACCGACGTGATGGTCGAGATCAACTTCGATCACCGGCGGCCCGAGTACCTCCTGGACCTCAATCGCATCGGTGAGCTGTCCGAGTGGGAGGTGGGCCGGGAGAGCGTACGGCTCGGCGCCTCTGTCCCCTACAGCGCCATCATGGAGCACCTGCGGGCCGAGCTGCCCGGTCTGGCGCTCGCCTCGCACACCGTCGCCTCGCCGCAGATCCGCAACCGCGGCGGCGTCGGCGGCAACCTGGGCACCGCCTCGCCCGCCGGGGACGCACACCCGGCGCTGCTCGCCGCGGGCGCCGAGGTGGAGGCCGAATCCGTCCGCGGAACCCGGCTGATCCCCATCGACGCCTTCTACACCGGCGTCAAGCGCAACGCCCTGGAACCGGACGAGCTGATCCGGGCCGTGCACATCAAGAAGGCCGACGGGCCGCAGCAGTTCTCCAAGGTCGGCACCCGCAACGCGATGGTCATCGCCGTCTGCGCCTTCGGCCTGGCGCTGCACCCCGAGACCCGTACGGTCCGCACCGGCATCGGATCCGCCGCCCCGACCCCCGTACGGGCGAAGGCGGCCGAGGACTTCCTGAACGCCGCACTCGAAGAGGGCGGGTTCTGGGAAAGCCGCACGATCATCACACCGTCCGTCGCCACACAGTTCGCCACGCTCGCCGCGGCCGCCTGCAACCCGATCGACGACGTGCGCGGCACCGCGAGCTATCGCAGGCACGCGGTCGGGATCATGGCCCGCCGGACCCTCGGCTGGACCTGGGAGTCGTACCGCGGCAACGGCCGCAGCACCGAAGGAGCCGCATAG
- a CDS encoding NCS2 family permease, with translation MTQQSVEPQNTAEEAGPGSRVPAGRSWLDRYFHISERRSTVAREVRGGVTTFMAMAYILLLNPLILGGKDVDGNILSQPGLITATALAAAATTLLMGFVGKVPLALAAGLSVSGVLASQVAPEMTWPQAMGMCVMYGLVICLLVVTGLRELIMNAIPLALKHGITMGIGLFIALIGLYKAGFVGKGAATPVTLGPAGELAGWPVLVFAVTLLLIFMLQARNIPGAILIGIVVGTVVAVVINKVADVDPKIWSSGPPELKGSAVSAPDFSLFGDVEFGGWGDVGAMTVGFVVFTLVLAGFFDAMATIIGVGTEAELADDKGRMPGLSKALFIDGVGGAVGGVAGGSGQTVFVESATGVGEGARTGLASVVTGLFFAACLFFTPLTAIVPAEVASAALVVIGAMMMQNARHVDWSDRAVAIPVFLTVVLMPFTYTITTGVAAGVISWVAIKVAQGRAREVGGFMWGLTVIFVVYFALHPLESWLGVN, from the coding sequence ATGACCCAGCAGTCAGTGGAGCCCCAGAACACCGCGGAGGAAGCGGGCCCCGGCTCGCGCGTCCCCGCCGGCAGATCTTGGCTCGACCGGTACTTTCACATATCCGAGCGCAGATCGACCGTCGCGCGCGAAGTGCGCGGCGGAGTCACGACCTTCATGGCCATGGCGTACATCCTGCTGCTCAACCCGCTCATCCTCGGCGGCAAGGACGTGGACGGGAACATTCTCAGCCAGCCGGGCCTGATCACCGCCACCGCACTCGCGGCGGCGGCGACCACCCTGCTGATGGGATTCGTCGGCAAGGTCCCCCTCGCGCTCGCCGCGGGACTCAGCGTCTCGGGCGTCCTGGCCTCACAGGTCGCCCCGGAAATGACCTGGCCGCAGGCCATGGGCATGTGCGTGATGTACGGCCTGGTGATCTGCCTGCTGGTGGTCACCGGCCTGCGTGAGCTGATCATGAACGCGATCCCGCTCGCGCTGAAGCACGGCATCACCATGGGCATCGGTCTGTTCATCGCCCTCATCGGCCTCTACAAGGCCGGCTTCGTGGGCAAGGGCGCCGCAACCCCGGTGACGCTCGGCCCGGCCGGCGAACTTGCCGGCTGGCCCGTTCTCGTCTTCGCGGTGACCCTGCTCCTCATCTTCATGCTCCAGGCCCGCAACATCCCCGGCGCGATCCTGATCGGCATCGTCGTCGGTACCGTGGTCGCCGTCGTGATCAACAAGGTCGCCGACGTCGACCCGAAGATCTGGAGCAGCGGCCCGCCCGAGCTCAAGGGTTCCGCGGTCTCCGCGCCGGACTTCTCGCTCTTCGGGGACGTCGAGTTCGGCGGCTGGGGCGATGTCGGGGCGATGACCGTCGGCTTCGTCGTCTTCACCCTCGTACTGGCCGGCTTCTTCGACGCGATGGCCACCATCATCGGTGTCGGTACCGAGGCCGAGCTGGCCGACGACAAGGGGCGGATGCCGGGCCTGTCCAAGGCGCTGTTCATCGACGGTGTCGGCGGTGCGGTCGGCGGCGTCGCCGGTGGTTCCGGACAGACGGTCTTCGTGGAATCCGCGACCGGAGTCGGCGAGGGCGCCCGTACCGGACTCGCCTCCGTCGTCACCGGCCTCTTCTTCGCGGCCTGCCTCTTCTTCACCCCGCTCACGGCGATCGTGCCGGCCGAGGTGGCCTCCGCCGCCCTCGTCGTCATCGGCGCCATGATGATGCAGAACGCCCGACACGTGGACTGGAGCGACCGCGCCGTCGCCATCCCGGTCTTCCTGACCGTGGTCCTGATGCCGTTCACTTACACCATCACCACCGGTGTGGCGGCCGGTGTCATCTCCTGGGTCGCGATCAAGGTCGCCCAGGGCCGGGCCCGCGAGGTCGGGGGCTTCATGTGGGGGCTGACGGTGATCTTCGTCGTCTACTTCGCACTCCACCCGCTCGAGAGCTGGCTGGGCGTCAACTGA
- a CDS encoding (2Fe-2S)-binding protein, producing the protein MRVNFTVNGRRHEADDVWEGESLLYVLRERMGLPGSKNACEQGECGSCTVRLDGVPVCSCLVAAGQVEGREVITVEGLADFAAHRSEAHPGTGCASGACGTALDEARRWEAEPSGEDARETGELSPIQQAFIDAGAVQCGFCTPGLLVAADELLERTPEPSDADIREALSGNLCRCTGYEKILDAVRLAAARAEEAV; encoded by the coding sequence ATGCGTGTCAATTTCACCGTCAACGGCCGCAGGCACGAGGCCGACGACGTCTGGGAGGGCGAGTCCCTCCTCTACGTGCTGCGTGAGCGGATGGGCCTGCCCGGCTCCAAGAACGCCTGCGAGCAGGGCGAATGCGGTTCCTGCACGGTCCGCCTCGACGGGGTTCCGGTCTGCTCCTGTCTGGTGGCCGCCGGCCAGGTCGAGGGCCGCGAGGTCATCACCGTCGAGGGTCTCGCCGACTTCGCCGCCCACCGCTCCGAGGCCCACCCCGGTACCGGCTGCGCCTCCGGCGCCTGCGGTACCGCGCTCGACGAGGCCCGGCGCTGGGAGGCCGAGCCATCCGGCGAGGACGCCCGGGAAACCGGTGAGCTCTCCCCGATCCAGCAGGCGTTCATCGACGCCGGAGCCGTCCAGTGCGGCTTCTGCACCCCCGGTCTGCTGGTCGCAGCCGACGAACTGCTGGAGCGCACCCCCGAGCCCTCCGACGCGGACATCCGCGAGGCGCTGTCCGGCAACCTCTGCCGTTGCACCGGCTACGAGAAGATCCTCGACGCGGTCCGCCTCGCGGCCGCCCGTGCGGAAGAGGCGGTCTAG
- a CDS encoding XdhC family protein, with the protein MLDIAEELDRWAGQGREFAVATVVAVGGSAPRQPGAALAVDRDGTAIGSVSGGCVEGAVYELCQQALDDGITVRERFGYSDEDAFAVGLTCGGVIDILVTPVRADDPARPVYAAALAAAARGEAAAVARITDGPAELLGRPLLVRPDSGYEGGLGGHPELDRTAAAEARAMLDAGRTGSVTIGAEGSRCGQPLTLLVESSVPPPRMIVFGAIDFAAALVRAGKFLGYHVTVCDARPVFATKARFPDADELAVDWPHRYLARTGIDTRTVLCVLTHDAKFDVPLLEAALKLPVAYVGAMGSRRTHLERNDRLREAGVTERELARLHSPIGLDLGARTPEETALSIAAEIVADRRGGSGVPLTGAHTPIHHSSARPPAGRIASVA; encoded by the coding sequence ATGCTGGACATCGCCGAGGAGCTCGACCGGTGGGCCGGGCAGGGACGCGAATTCGCCGTGGCCACGGTCGTGGCCGTCGGTGGCAGCGCGCCCCGGCAGCCCGGCGCCGCACTGGCCGTCGACCGTGACGGCACGGCGATCGGCTCGGTCTCCGGCGGGTGTGTGGAGGGCGCGGTGTACGAACTGTGCCAACAGGCCCTCGATGACGGCATCACCGTGCGGGAGCGGTTCGGCTACAGCGACGAGGACGCCTTCGCGGTCGGTCTGACCTGCGGCGGCGTCATCGACATCCTGGTGACACCGGTCCGGGCGGACGACCCCGCCCGCCCGGTGTACGCCGCCGCACTGGCCGCCGCCGCACGCGGCGAGGCGGCGGCGGTCGCCCGGATCACCGACGGGCCCGCCGAACTCCTGGGCCGGCCCCTGCTCGTCCGGCCGGACAGCGGATACGAGGGCGGGCTGGGGGGACACCCCGAGCTCGACCGCACCGCAGCGGCCGAGGCCCGCGCGATGCTGGACGCGGGCCGCACCGGGTCCGTCACCATCGGCGCCGAGGGCTCGCGCTGCGGGCAGCCCCTCACGCTGCTCGTCGAGTCCAGCGTTCCACCGCCCCGCATGATCGTGTTCGGGGCCATCGACTTCGCCGCCGCGCTGGTGCGGGCCGGGAAGTTCCTCGGCTACCACGTCACGGTGTGCGACGCCCGCCCGGTGTTCGCCACGAAGGCCAGGTTCCCGGACGCCGACGAGCTGGCCGTCGACTGGCCGCACCGCTATCTGGCCCGGACCGGCATTGACACCCGCACCGTTCTGTGCGTTCTCACCCATGACGCCAAGTTCGATGTCCCGCTGCTGGAGGCGGCGTTGAAGCTGCCGGTCGCGTACGTCGGCGCGATGGGCTCGCGCCGCACCCATCTGGAACGCAACGACCGGCTGCGCGAGGCCGGGGTCACCGAACGGGAACTGGCCCGCCTGCACTCGCCGATCGGCCTCGATCTGGGCGCCCGTACGCCCGAGGAGACCGCCCTGTCGATCGCCGCCGAGATAGTCGCCGACCGCCGCGGCGGCAGTGGTGTTCCGCTGACCGGCGCGCACACCCCGATCCATCACAGCAGCGCCCGGCCGCCCGCCGGGCGCATCGCCTCCGTGGCCTGA
- a CDS encoding S8 family serine peptidase, with protein MTFTPSTVSGRARPARAGRRALLIATSVALVSGALLPVTGSASAATGHLPSTDRRAAPVKQYDVTLLTGDVVHYTDGVGKQDTVTVDRPDGAAGGVHVQQAGDDVYVLPDEAAGLIAAGKLDRRLFNVTALAKMGYDDKKSGGIPLIATYPAGKARSLPAAPRGSKTVRRLESIHGAALKAGKATTRSFWNDIAGTPKARSLDNGIDKLWLDGRVEAALKDSVPQVNAPQAWAAGYDGKGSKVAVLDTGIDADHPDVKDRVLESRSFVPGEEVDDKNGHGTHVASTIAGSGAASDGLNKGVAPAADLIVGKVLSNEGSGADSGIIEAMEWAKAEGADVVSMSLGSSIPDDGSDPMSQAVNALSADGGPLFVIAAGNAYGAGTIGSPGSADKALTVAAVDKQDNRADFSSMGPLTRSYGLKPDLSAPGVDINAAASQSVPGMSGMYQSMSGTSMATPHVAGAAAIMKERHPDWSGQRIKDALMTSSKELPDYTPYEQGTGRLDVKAAIDTTIEATGSVAVASYDWPHSASDPVAERTITYRNTGDKDVTLDLATDTDADAYTLSEKQLTVPAGSTAEAVLSLDPSKVANNTTFSGQVIAKDAAGTTVAHTGFALNKEQELYDLKIELRDRAGKPMDGQVIFAALGDENLGVVAVSGETTLRLPPGNYITWTAADIKGDTADSKALAFLAAPEIVLDKATTVSLDASKAHKVSVRTPKETENRQLRYDMARTAPDGTLQRDAYQIPMVYDQLWASPTKKVTKGSFSFLTRWRQGEKLIDLTADGRDVPVAVQGGSPVAEDSRKKLAGVFAGNGAAADYRGVDAKGKAVVIRSSAEVAPADRIAAAVAAGAEALFVVNQGDGVLMESYADYGTTAAIPVATVQRLAGEGLVKAAQRGKKVTVQQRKFARYVYDLVDRHDGTIPDRSLAFAPTARQLAKVENTFYGNRDVVGGGYRYDIPDYGYGIGFPEYEKYPATRTEWVTPLPGASFWYEDHSVFNDDESEAALEERGGTMDYTAGRSYRDSWFAPVSHPRLGTGYWGPFRSSYNDIQFNITPWTDSGAGHSGSMPDNEYDSGIIAFFQGDKQLAKSAGRAGYAFDLSPEKLPYRLALDASRDEGIWKTSIRTHTEWNFLSGAIDPAGPEQADIPLLQLDYDVTTDLAGDVQAGKQTEIGLSSATQEWLDGSVKATKASLSVSYDDGETWSAVQLKKDSAGSWTARFKTPKKGATAVSLKAHAEAGDGFSVDQEIIRAFGLK; from the coding sequence ATGACATTCACCCCCTCCACCGTCTCCGGCAGGGCGAGACCCGCTCGTGCGGGGCGCAGGGCCCTCCTCATAGCGACCTCCGTCGCCCTGGTGAGCGGCGCACTGCTCCCCGTCACGGGCTCGGCCTCCGCCGCCACCGGTCATCTCCCGTCCACCGACCGCCGGGCCGCCCCGGTCAAGCAGTACGACGTCACCCTGCTGACGGGTGATGTCGTCCACTACACCGACGGGGTCGGCAAGCAGGACACCGTCACCGTGGACCGCCCCGACGGCGCGGCCGGCGGAGTGCATGTCCAGCAGGCGGGTGACGACGTCTACGTCCTGCCCGACGAGGCGGCGGGCCTGATCGCCGCCGGCAAGCTGGACCGCCGGCTCTTCAACGTCACCGCGCTCGCGAAGATGGGGTACGACGACAAGAAGTCCGGCGGTATCCCGCTGATCGCCACCTACCCGGCCGGCAAGGCCCGTTCGCTGCCGGCCGCACCCCGCGGCAGCAAGACGGTCCGCCGGCTGGAGAGCATCCACGGCGCGGCACTGAAGGCGGGCAAGGCCACCACCCGTTCCTTCTGGAACGACATCGCCGGTACGCCCAAGGCCCGTTCACTCGACAACGGCATCGACAAGCTGTGGCTCGACGGCCGGGTCGAGGCCGCGCTGAAGGACTCCGTCCCGCAGGTCAACGCCCCGCAGGCCTGGGCCGCCGGCTACGACGGCAAGGGCTCCAAGGTCGCCGTCCTGGACACCGGCATCGACGCCGACCACCCGGACGTCAAGGACCGCGTCCTGGAGTCCAGGAGCTTCGTGCCCGGTGAGGAGGTCGACGACAAGAACGGCCACGGTACGCACGTCGCCTCCACGATCGCGGGCTCCGGCGCCGCCTCCGACGGCCTCAACAAGGGCGTCGCCCCGGCCGCCGACCTGATCGTCGGCAAGGTGCTGAGCAACGAGGGCTCCGGCGCGGACTCCGGCATCATCGAGGCGATGGAGTGGGCCAAGGCGGAAGGCGCCGACGTCGTCTCCATGAGCCTGGGCTCCAGCATCCCGGACGACGGTTCGGACCCGATGTCGCAGGCGGTCAACGCCCTCTCGGCCGACGGCGGTCCGCTCTTCGTGATCGCGGCGGGCAACGCGTACGGCGCGGGCACCATCGGCTCGCCCGGTTCGGCGGACAAGGCGCTCACCGTCGCCGCCGTCGACAAGCAGGACAACCGCGCGGACTTCTCCTCCATGGGCCCGCTCACCCGCTCCTACGGCCTGAAGCCGGACCTCTCCGCACCCGGCGTCGACATCAACGCGGCCGCCTCGCAGTCGGTCCCGGGCATGAGCGGCATGTACCAGTCGATGTCCGGTACGTCGATGGCGACGCCGCACGTCGCGGGCGCCGCGGCCATCATGAAGGAGCGGCACCCCGACTGGTCCGGTCAGCGCATCAAGGACGCGCTGATGACCTCGTCGAAGGAGCTGCCGGACTACACCCCGTACGAGCAGGGCACCGGCCGGCTCGATGTGAAGGCGGCGATCGACACCACGATCGAGGCCACCGGCTCCGTCGCCGTCGCGTCCTACGACTGGCCGCACTCCGCCTCCGATCCGGTCGCCGAGCGGACCATCACCTACCGCAACACCGGTGACAAGGACGTCACGCTGGACCTGGCGACCGACACGGACGCCGACGCCTACACACTCTCGGAGAAGCAGCTGACCGTGCCCGCCGGTTCGACCGCCGAGGCCGTCCTCTCGCTCGACCCGTCGAAGGTCGCGAACAACACCACCTTCTCCGGTCAGGTGATCGCGAAGGACGCCGCCGGCACCACCGTCGCGCACACCGGCTTCGCGCTCAACAAGGAGCAGGAGCTCTACGACCTGAAGATCGAGCTCCGCGACCGCGCGGGCAAGCCGATGGACGGACAGGTCATCTTCGCCGCCCTCGGCGACGAGAACCTGGGCGTCGTCGCGGTGTCGGGCGAGACCACGCTGCGGCTGCCGCCGGGCAACTACATCACCTGGACCGCCGCCGACATCAAGGGCGACACCGCCGACTCGAAGGCCCTCGCCTTCCTGGCGGCCCCCGAGATCGTCCTCGACAAGGCGACCACCGTCTCCCTCGACGCCTCCAAGGCCCACAAGGTCAGCGTCAGGACGCCGAAGGAGACCGAGAACCGCCAACTGCGCTACGACATGGCGCGCACCGCACCGGACGGCACCCTCCAGCGCGACGCGTACCAGATCCCGATGGTGTACGACCAGCTGTGGGCGAGCCCGACCAAGAAGGTCACCAAGGGCAGCTTCTCCTTCCTGACCCGCTGGCGGCAGGGCGAGAAGCTGATCGACCTGACGGCCGACGGCCGTGATGTGCCGGTGGCGGTGCAGGGCGGTTCGCCCGTCGCCGAGGACAGCCGGAAGAAGCTCGCCGGAGTCTTCGCGGGCAACGGCGCCGCCGCCGACTACCGTGGCGTCGACGCCAAGGGCAAGGCCGTCGTGATCCGCAGCAGCGCCGAGGTGGCCCCCGCCGACCGGATCGCGGCTGCCGTCGCGGCCGGGGCCGAGGCGCTCTTCGTCGTCAACCAGGGCGACGGCGTGCTGATGGAGTCCTACGCCGACTACGGCACCACGGCGGCGATCCCGGTCGCCACCGTTCAGCGCCTGGCCGGCGAGGGACTCGTCAAGGCTGCCCAGCGCGGCAAGAAGGTGACCGTCCAGCAGCGGAAGTTCGCGCGCTACGTGTACGACCTGGTCGACCGCCACGACGGCACGATCCCGGACCGTTCGCTGGCCTTCGCCCCGACCGCCCGTCAGCTGGCGAAGGTGGAGAACACCTTCTACGGCAACCGCGACGTGGTCGGCGGCGGCTACCGCTACGACATCCCCGACTACGGCTACGGCATCGGCTTCCCCGAGTACGAGAAGTACCCCGCCACCCGTACCGAATGGGTCACCCCGCTGCCCGGCGCCTCGTTCTGGTACGAGGACCACTCGGTCTTCAACGACGACGAATCGGAGGCCGCGCTGGAGGAGCGCGGCGGCACCATGGACTACACCGCGGGCCGCAGCTACCGGGACTCGTGGTTCGCACCGGTCAGCCACCCGCGTCTGGGCACCGGCTACTGGGGTCCCTTCCGCTCCTCGTACAACGACATCCAGTTCAACATCACGCCGTGGACGGACTCCGGTGCCGGCCACTCCGGCTCCATGCCGGACAACGAGTACGACAGCGGCATCATCGCCTTCTTCCAGGGCGACAAGCAGCTCGCGAAGTCGGCGGGCCGCGCGGGCTACGCCTTCGACCTCTCGCCCGAGAAGCTGCCGTACCGGCTGGCGCTCGACGCCTCGCGCGACGAGGGGATCTGGAAGACCTCGATCCGCACGCACACCGAGTGGAACTTCCTCTCGGGCGCGATCGACCCGGCCGGACCGGAACAGGCCGACATCCCGCTCCTCCAGCTGGACTACGACGTCACGACCGACCTGGCCGGTGATGTGCAGGCCGGGAAGCAGACCGAGATCGGTCTCTCGTCCGCCACGCAGGAGTGGCTGGACGGTTCCGTGAAGGCGACGAAGGCCTCGCTGTCGGTCAGCTACGACGACGGGGAGACCTGGAGCGCGGTGCAGCTGAAGAAGGACTCGGCCGGTTCCTGGACCGCCCGGTTCAAGACCCCGAAGAAGGGCGCCACCGCGGTTTCGCTCAAGGCTCACGCGGAGGCCGGCGACGGCTTCTCCGTGGACCAAGAGATCATCCGGGCCTTCGGCCTGAAGTGA
- a CDS encoding urease accessory protein UreF, with translation MVALAPLLLGDGRLPVGAYTYSAGLEPAIVAGLTRDRIPALLRARLHTTAITEAAAAVLALRAAGRDPVDYGPVQHALAARIPAAPQRETSATLDRGVHRLVRRLAPDHPAVTALAVLRPRPLRPVTLGALGAVLKVSEEELAHAVVYDELQTVASAALKLLPGDPLDSVAWILAAEPDAASAVASALAVRTPDGLPARTAALTEQWALEHARRERRLFLA, from the coding sequence ATGGTCGCACTGGCACCCCTGCTGCTCGGCGACGGACGGCTCCCGGTCGGCGCGTACACCTACAGCGCCGGGCTCGAACCGGCCATCGTCGCCGGCCTCACCCGCGACCGGATCCCCGCACTGCTGCGGGCCCGGCTGCACACCACCGCCATCACCGAGGCGGCGGCCGCCGTTCTCGCCCTGCGGGCCGCGGGGCGGGACCCGGTCGACTACGGGCCCGTGCAACACGCCCTCGCGGCCCGGATTCCGGCCGCACCCCAGCGCGAGACGTCCGCGACCCTCGACCGGGGCGTGCACCGGCTGGTCCGGCGGCTGGCCCCGGACCACCCGGCGGTCACCGCACTGGCCGTCCTGCGCCCCCGGCCCCTGCGGCCGGTCACGCTTGGCGCCCTCGGAGCCGTACTGAAGGTCTCCGAGGAGGAGTTGGCGCACGCCGTCGTCTACGACGAGCTTCAGACCGTCGCCTCCGCCGCACTCAAACTCCTGCCCGGCGACCCGCTCGACTCGGTCGCCTGGATCCTCGCCGCCGAACCCGACGCGGCATCGGCGGTGGCCTCCGCCCTCGCCGTACGGACCCCGGACGGGCTGCCGGCCCGTACCGCCGCGCTCACCGAACAGTGGGCGCTCGAACACGCACGACGCGAACGGAGACTGTTCCTTGCCTGA